In the Necator americanus strain Aroian chromosome X, whole genome shotgun sequence genome, ttgttattgttactaCTATTGTTCATCCTAAGCAGTAGTGGAGGTAAATTCTAGTAGaatatccatatttttttttgttcaccggCGATACTTTCGCTTTTTGGATTTCTCGCGCGATTTTACTGACTGAATAGCACTGAGTGGTGCAGCTCGTCGTCACACGTAGCCGATTCGCCTCCGATTGCGCAACGAGTCGCTCGCACTATTCGCGACTATCCGCACACGACTCCTGTTTGCATACCCTAATTGTAGCGGCTTCCTGTTATGGTCCCGTAAGAGGTCAGACTCACTGTACCAAGGACGCGCTACCCACTGACCTCACTCAACTAATTACGCCTTCTTGCGGACAGCGCACAATCTTAGCATGGTTTTGAACGAGTAGAGAGAGCTACTTATATGAGGATGAGTACAGTACGATCCATCATGAGGGGCTTGACCTGAAGCGATAACGATCAAGGTCTCAAAGCTGCACGCGATCTTCTTCCTGAGAATCTCCCGAGTTACTTTCGGCAGAATCGATAAGGATGTTACACGCAGACAGGTGCAGCTAAGGAACACCAGTCTGCATCAGGTCAAGGATGGTCAGTCGTAGATAGTATCTATCTCACCAAGTTGGTATCAGTAAAGATTTGTACCAATGTACGGTCACCTACTGACCTTAAGGTTAGCATAACAGCATTCGTGACTCATTCACAGTGATGTTTTCCTGCTGCTGAATTCCCTCTATAGAATGAGGGTTAAAATGAGTCACACAACAGCTCGATAGTTCGTTTTCGTTGACAGTGAGGAAGAGAACCGCCTGCACATTTGTCAGATTCTGCTTCAATCCGCACAAAGAGCTGATTATGCACGAACGTTGTTTGGGGATGGAGAAACAACGGGTGCCGTCATGAGATTGTGTCTGGACAAATGCTTTTGAAATGAATGCTAGACAAAAAGCATTTCGGTTCGAACAATGTGGTGTTTCCTACACTTAATTACCATCAAATTACCATAATAAATTACTAagtatttattcaaaattcaaactaCAGCTTTGTTGAATACGGAGAATTAGTAGGATGAAAGAATGTTCAGTGGTTCAGTAACAAGGTAATTTTCTGGtgatttgaaaggaaaaaaaaacgaatacaaCTTTTACAAGGTTGTCTGCAAGTTAGAGAGTTctgtaaatttattttagaaaaaatgatttgCATTAAATTGCAATTGATTACACAGTTGaacagtaacaataataatgacaatacAGCTTCCGGGAAATCAAGGacatatatttcttatttaattgtttttagGTAATGAAACGCTTCGCTCTCACATGTTTCGAATCCACAGCATTTCTAGAATGTTCATGTGCAGATGCTGTAATTGGGCATTTCCGGATAAGACCAGTTTGCATATTCACATGCAAAGTATGCTACGAAATGGTACACCTGGTGAGGTTGCCATACTAGCCAGAAGCTCAACAGAAGGTATGATATGATTAGTAtatctagaaaaaattaatatgtaaaaataaattcaatattcctcattcattcttatttcaGACGGGCCCGGTAACTCTCTCGATGATTCACCACGGAGTTCACCATCATTCCCAACGGAATCGTTGTTTAAACATCAATTTCTTAATCATAGCACTAGCAGcagtaacagtaataataacaacaatgcAAAAACTGTAAACAACAATGCCGCTATCAATTCGATCTTTCCCACGATCATGAAGACGGAGAACCTGCTGGCAACCATGAAGAAAGTAAGCCTTACTTTTACCTTCTCCTAAAATACATGCATTTTGTTTCGGATTTCTCtcttttataagaaaaaaactaagttttttattttattttgatgaaattcGAGACTATATAGTCTTCTCATGATCTATATAGTACCAACCGTATTAGCGGAACAAAATAAATCTATATAGTGTAGATTTTTCTAATGAATTTCTCTTAGCATTACGTCTTCTCACATATATAAATCTCTCAAAAATAACATTGAAAAATACATTACAAagtctactttttttgaaggatcttatcaagttttttttttgtgatccaGTTTGCGTTGTTTTGTTGGCGATATGACAAACATTTATATCAATTTCGATTTATGGTCGTATAAGAAGATATTAGAGAGTAAAAGTTTTATCATATCATGCGATAAAACCTTGACATTATGAACCAGTATGACATCATTGAAAGTTGTAGGTAACTTTCTGAAATtctataaatgttttttttttcgttttcgaaatttgaaaaataaagatactATTGCTTCGTTTCTATTCACAAACTCTTGCCAAAACCACTTGCTTTTACAGTAATAACCATTATGACTTTCATTTGTTAAAATAAGCTTACAACACCTATTCCTTCGCAATCTAAGAAGGactcatatattttattaaatccATCATCTTCATTCCAtcggaaaatcttttttttttttgttctcatgtGCACTACGCTTCTGACTTCGTTCATTATGACTCTGATCGGTGGGAGTTTCACTGAACAAGTAGTCTTCATCCAATATTTCCGGCATTCTAAATGTTTAAGGTAACTTCTAAGGCGAACAATAATCATATTATTCTATTAGTCGAGTTCaactttttcagaatttttcaaattttaatttaagttCGGATCATTTGCAtagattgaggaaaaaaacggaaaaaaatcgacataAGGGGAAGTATTTTTCGGATACAGTAACTGAATGAGCAGGCACAATTCACTGTAAAGTCGGAGATTTTCACCAGACATGTATAATCTGTACACTCGAGTTAATCGCTCAAAAACTGTATGTCTATTGTTTTCCTCATAATACATAAATCGTTGATCTAATCATTATAAATGTAATGTTCATTCATCTGAACTAATTTTATAGATGGTTTCGGAGAGGATACtgggaaaacaaaaagtaatttgaaaaaagaacaaccaTATCAtgttaaaattgaaatgataTAGCTGTAGCTTTATAATAGATAATCATCTGCTTAATAtacattacattttattttattatagtaAATGATGAATTATATGTTCTTGATATTCAGGGGAATCTTCTTCCTGCAATGGATTTGACAGCTCTATCCTCAAATCAATGGTTATCTGCATGGTTGGCAAATAATCCTTTTGCTCCTAATCTTGGTGTcacacaacaaacaaacacacctGGTAACGCAGACACAACTTTTGATGTGGTGAGGAAGTTGAGCTAATTGAGGTTGCTCCAGCACCTATGTTtagtgaagaaattttagaggCATTCTGAGCTCTCAGAAGAGGTCGATTATGACGCACTTGAgataaaaatggaagaagacGATCTACATGATGAGGATATCAATCATGATACAAGTCCTACTGTGAGGAAATTTCGTTAAACGCTCCAATACCGTAgtcattcttcgtctttttttttgcacctatAATATGATCAATTGTTTCAGTCAGTGATTGTCGATCCATGTTGTATGTCGACTCGAAAAGGAGAAGATGCCCGTGGCAGCCAGAAAAGGAAAGCAACTCGGCCGCAACAGGTTACCGATGTCGTTCGTATCGAAGTTGATGATAAGGTGAACGCAGTTCTACCACCATTTTATAGtttaaatgaatttcttttctggaaataaaacTAATACTTTTCAGTGTGAACCACCATGTAAACTTGCTTTGAACAATAAGGAGCTAGAACAGCCATCACCTACCGTATCTGATTCCCACACAAGCGGAACAAGCAGTCAAGCTGGCGATACACCAGCTAAATGTTTTGATTGTCAAGTTCGTCATCGCGTTATTCTCTTATTAAAATTTATGTTAAAAGACAATTAATGTTGTTAAGGTTGTCAAGGAGAAATTAAGCGCTTCTCAGTCAAAAATGTTGGAATATGAGCAGAAAATTAATCACCTCGAAGCAAAAATTGTCGAGCTTCAACGAAACGCCAACGAAAGAAGTCACAATAATCCAAACGAAGGTTTTCACACGGAAGGAAATTCCGATCAGCATCAGGTTGTAGTGagtttatcattattttttttcaaactagaCGTGTTTAATGTACTTATACTGTTCAACAGGGTGTACtgtataatgaaaaataagtttcTCTCTCATCTTATTCTATCAAATTTGAGGATACCATTAGCAGAAAAGTGGAACTACTTCTTTTGATTCATCGTGCGACATTTATGATTATTTATATGTCTTAGTTTAGGGGGgtgcgggtgtagcgcagtcggtaagatgtTCGCtgtcgatcgatggttcgaactgtcctagtgccaaccaagcctttggtccctccggggtcgataaattggtgtcagacttgtcttggaggagaaaaacactgacttgatcatcggttggcctccgaaagtcattgtataggccaatacgcgttctaCAACCTCAGTgtttacgaattccagtaaaacgcgttggcgcatcccaagtgggtTGGTACGCAAGGGACTTTTATATGCCTTAGTTTGTATTCGAGCCAACTTTCTAATTGAGTGATTAGCAACTTTTCGGACAATACATACAAAATTCTTcataaacaacataaaaagACTCATTCCTAAAAGTAGGAGTATTCCTTGACCATCTGTACCATCCATCCAGAAGTCACACATATACGCAGTGATCCACGAGAGATAATAATGgtagttttcaagaaaaaaaaagttgggcATTCGAAAAAAGAGGGGGAAGATGAGACTTGTCGTATAATTAAACATATATTCAGCAGTGCAGGAGAAATAGTAATGCGGGTTGGGAGGGATTTCTAAATGGATTTTCCTCAGAGAGTCTCAGCTTACTTCAACTGACGTATGTTGTCCTTGATTGCCCAAAGTCACTTTCCAGTAGTAAATTTACTGTCCACCTCATGTCTCAAATATCTGTCTTGTGTTTTCAATGAGAATTAGTTTCTAATAATATCAAAAGATGTCgtaaaaaagaatgtttcattttgtgaacctctttctctctttctctcgaaaaaaaaaaaaaccgaaaaaaactCAGCCTTTTGAAGAATGTAGGAGTCGTTGGTTTGTGCGTTTCTAGAAGAACTCTGTGTAAAATTTCTAGCTTTAAACCGCTTCGATTGAggtttcttctcaaaattgcTAAAGAAAATACCTTAGGTGGTATGGGATACGTTTAAGTTCAATTGCTTTGACTCAATTATCGATCAAATTAACTACGGAGGTCCAACGAAGTCCTACAGTATTCTCGTATGCACTACAAGAAAATAGCAACTTTTGCAAGAAAATATTCCAAGTAAGGGCTGATAGGAAGGATTGATACAATAGTTAGCATTAGCAGAAAGTGCTATAACTATCTGTAtgaatccgtttttttttgcgaaaggAAAAACGACTTATGATTCTAAGCATAGTTATCGAAGAGGATTTTTTGATACCGAAATTCATCAATCCTATCTTGATGCAAAGAAGTGCCTAAAAATTCCTCTAGTTTaaaaagagagaggaaaaattgtagaaatttaACAAGAATTCGTGGTCCCCTTAGAAGTTTCATATCGctaattgtagaaaaaacataaatgaataagtaagGCTAAATAGCGTTACCTAAGAATAATTTCCCTTTCCTTCTGTGTGTTACAGTtgtctaaaaaagaaaaaaaaaagaaaagaaaaaaaccgctaATTCGTAGGACCACTCGCTTAAATACAAGAATATGATCTTTTTTGCGTAAGGAGGATTAGATGAAACATAAAGAAGGGCAGAATTATGTAGAACGCAAAATTTTTGTGGgtgaaagtgagaaaaaaatgcttcggTTACTTTTTTTGCTCGTTTTTCTAATTCTGCCCACGCACTTTTTCACAACATCATTTTATATTAGTTTTACATAAGTTGAGGATAGCTCAATATATTTTTTCCCATAAAAACGGATTTCACGCACTTACATCCTTCGGTTTCCATCTAGTAAGTCATGATTGGAATGTCTTGGTTTGGAATTCCTTTTTACAGAAATATCCTGAACTTTTGGTACCTTTGTTAATGCACACATACTCAATGCAAGACCTTTTTATTCTATCATGCAGAAACTAATTCGTCTGGACATTTCCGGTCGTTGTTTCTTTTGTATACATAGCATCTAAACAGGCTTCTTTTTTGGGAAACAACTTTTaccttttataattttatagtgTTAGGATCGTGAGGGTTCCCTTCaaggtaaaaaaattgttggactcgaaaaaacgaataaagaaaGTGTTATGATATTTAAGCAGTAATTCATGGACTTttactaaagaaaaatttttgacaCTATGTGAACCTGAAGTCCTGGTCACTAGTGTCCCTATTCTCACCTTCTCTTCTGGATTtgtgttaaaaaaataaaaatactgcgCTAATGACTCCATTCTCTGggtttacaaaagaaaatgtaagAAACTACTTCTAAAGTGattaaaattgtaaaactAAAATCGTTTAAAACAAATGTTTGCTACGCATTTCATAGATCATATATGTAATACGCGTCAAGTGTTTTTTGGCTTAATGGATGAAAAGTTTTCCCCTTCTATGACAGTTAAGCCGGAGCAGTTACGGGATAAATTTACTCTTAGCTATATATTCTCTTTATTGCATTTTTGATGTACGCTTAATAATTGCTCAATAGTAATtcttataatttataatatacaCTTTTAACTTgtgttttcaacaaataaataacattaatGGCAGTAGAAGAGTCAATATTTCTCGTGATGGTTTGATGATATAACTGGTATAATGTGGGACATCTCTAAaagtattcagaaaaaaaatgtcttggTATTATCATCTTACTTCcacttcttctcttcaaattcATATCATATGAGGATGTATTTTAGATAATCTATAGATAAATAGTTCCTGAAAAGTCGCACATTGTCTAAGCGTGAAAAACTATTCGACCGAAGAACATTTTCTATTTGTAGGTACTTAGCAAGAGCTTTACCGAAAACTTAGAAGAAACATTATTGAGGTGCTCGTATTGAggacttaaaggcataaccccatcacgaatctgaggtagtacggattttgggttgagtattcttatacgggatcgtagattatggagaggtgggtgattccgtccatttcttcctaattgccataaaaaaacggcccggaagttcaggaaggtgcggcgcgtgcacaaggctggtgcgctccaatcgaactcgctgtagaaaacagcgccccggaacgcttgaaaCCGTATcgttcgggccgttttttacggcaattaggaagaaatggacgggatcacctttctctccataatctacagttccgtatacgaatacgccacctgaaatccgtaccacctcagattcgtggggtgaggCCTTTAAACAGCTGCttgctatatttttttaaaagcaaataATGAAGTTTCCTGAACTTTTTACGTGCCAGCATTGTATTGGTGACGATTAATAATTTCTCTATCAACCAATCTCAATGATATGTCCTCTAATAATtacgttcattcattcaatcatttattcattcattaaataaaaaaaaatttcagatgcCAGCGATGCCTGCGGTTGCGTTGTTCCCTCAGTTTTCACCGCCTCTTCCGTTCATGCACAATCCAGCAGTAAAGATGTTCTTGCACAATTTTATGCAATCTCAACTTAGCCGACCTTCGTGttagtcagtattttttttctgctttaaaaTCAAATACGCTAACGCTGTACACATGTTCGTATTAACTCTCACTCCTCACACTGATTcgtttattttagtttatctCCAGAAAATGCATCACTATGTATATACATACTTATTTTGAAAGGCTTTTCATACTGAGAATTGGCAGGAATCTATAACAAATGCAATACTAGAACAAATACACCTCATTTAATTATTCACTATCCTTTACACTCGCTGCAATTCATTCGTTTTGTTGTTATATCCCGAGTTTTATCGTACATTTGTTGTCATACAAAGAAGATATTTGATGAAGCAGGATCGCACAAATTTGTTCCGAAGAACAACCTTATATCGACAAATCCATAACACAATTCATGATAGTGGCAAATGACGATTTACAGGATCTCTTCGAATAACTTCCAGTTAGACTCCTTCTTACAAGTGCTCATCAACATTCAACCATTGTTTCGCTAAGGAATACATACATCAGATGAATTATATGTGTCAATGTacgcatttttttatttatttggtaCGTTAATCCCTAGGCTGGGAACCCGTATTATTAGATTTAGAGATGAGCATAAAAACCAAAATGGATCCATATGGAAAATCCGGTTCACGCCAAAATGCTTGTGAAAAAAGTTGGGACTTTAAACATTGAATAGAATTACGTTTgggaatataataaataaatacacttcTGCGATCAATCCACCTACATAGAAACACCCAGGAAGACCACCCAATGTTCGACTTCCTCACAGTTTGTGTATGTGACTGAGTAGATCAAAAACAGTGATTAGTTGACAGTCTACAGTAAGGCTTTCATGTTGGATTTCCGGAACCTACGTAAATGGATCGAATTCAAAAGGAGATTTTCCGGATAGCTTTCGCAGGAACAGTATTCTCGGAAGTCACTAAAAAATTCTGTATGAGAAACTCACCCATCCAGAGCTTCATAGAGACTTCCGATTACACTGGATCTTCTGGATCTGCGTTGACGTTTAGTCACAGTGCATAAgcatattcaaaaatattcatatattAGTTATTAGTCACAGTGCATAAgcatattcaaaaatattccataTATTCCTTTTTGCTTACATAGTATTatgtgtggttttttttctaacagaagggacaaaatgaataatttccttgaagaaatattttttaagcaTGCTCTTTTTGTTGTGTAAGGTTACCGGATACAGTATTCTCCGTATGTGGAAACGCTGCAAGAACACAACGACATCTTTCTTGCGTAAAGTTAACAGTCGTTTCCTACCAATTGTGCTCCAATATTCTCAGTTTTGTCCGAAACATTCGTGTATTTGAGGTTCAGCGATTCTGAtcaaatttcaacatttcctCTAACTGGCCATAACCATGTTTGCTCGAGATCCAAAGAAAATCTACTTGTTCACCTCCGATGCGACGTTATCATTTATTTGCTCACTTTAACAAATCTGAATAGTgcacaaaaaacaacacacaAAAATCCGAGGCTTCATGGATCTTCATTTGAATTTAGCGCTCTGCTTTCCTTAACGTGCTCCGAAAACTGTaacttttaaacaaaaattatcgTCTAGAGAGTTCGGATGTAATTCAACGTGAGATAGGCTGTTTAAGGATAGAATAACAATTCCTGAACAACTTTCAGCATCAccgaaaaattatttgttccCCATATAATGTGATCAAATAAAAGTACAGAagttatttcaaataattcatcGGGTTTTGACATCTTACAGCTTCAAATATGTAGTGGTCATGGCCATTTATACTAATAATCAATAGAAAGAGGAtatcttaaattttatttatgatgTTGCAAGTTCCGTTTTGACATACCAATTGGCACTATgataaaaaaactgcaaaatggTGACGAATCAGCAGAAGGCATTTTGTGTCTTAAAATATGAGAAGACAGAATCAGTCATCACCGTGCATCGTGCACTCCAAAGACAGTACAACACACAGCCAGCAATCCAACAAAGCATTCTGCGATGGTATCGACAATTTATGGAAACAAACTGCatctgtaaaagaaaaaaagctccgAGTGACTACCTGTCTTGGAGGgtcctcttaaaggcatcaccacacgaattgagctggtacggatttcaggtggattatccttatacgggatagtagattatggagagggggatgattccgtccatttcttcttaattgccgtaaaaaacggcccagcaGATgtggtgcgtgcacaaggctggcgcgctccaatcgaactcgttgtcgaaaatagcgcaccggaacgctcgaagccgtatcttccgggccgttttttacggcaactaggatgaaatggacggaaccacccccctctccataatctacgatcccgtatacgaatactccacctgaaatccgtaccacctcagattcgtggggtgatgcctttaaagtggtCCCAACGTCTTCCAACCTTAcagtttgtgatttttttctttggcgaTATGTAGAAGACAATCTGTACGTGCCACCTTTTAGCAGAACATTGGTTGAACTTCAGGATCGCATCACTGCTGTATTGAAGAACATTGACAGGAACATGCTGGACCGTGTATGAGCTGGACTTGATCACGGCATAGATGTGTGTCgtgaaaaacgaggaaaacaCGTAGAACATTTATAATAGTGcatatgaaatttgaaaataagttCTTTTATACATCCAATCAAATGTATCAATGGCTATTTTtgtgtaatattttgtaaaataaatttattaaaaaccCGATGAATCATTTGGAATCATCATGTAAAAGTGTTTTTCGAGGAGAATAACATTTCGAAGTTCCTTTGAAATCGCCCAAATAATTTAtggatgtgatttttttaaaatgtcttCACACGTATGGAGTTTCTTCTTGGATTCATCATTACGTACCAAAACTACTGAAGAGTTAACTTCTGCGAGATGTTTAACAGAGACACCCGAGAATGAGTGATCGCAAAATTTCGAGCGAACTGTATTCGTGCAAACTTATACGCTCACGCATAAGTGTGAGGTTTCATTTAAATGTCAACACTCAGGAAGAGTCTCGTACAACTTCCTCTACGTACCTGTATATATATACCGGCGTAATTGTGATGTTTAACGCAATAGATCAACATGAGGAGGTTTTATAGCGTCTTTTGTCCACCGAGAAAGTAATACCGTATCAAAATGgtaatgaaatgagaaaatgttgaATATTTTGTAAACATTGGATGATCGCGTGAGTATTGCGCACTTGGTAAAAACACTCGGCTACGATTACACGGGCAATGGTTCGAAACATTCTCAAGCAAACCAAaccaaaataagaaataagtaaaataaaaataaaatagaacaagTCTCCATGTACGACTAGATCCTCAGGTACGATGTTCTGTTATTCTTGTAGCTATCAGACCTAACAGTAAACttagaactttcttttttgtgcgaATAGGGGGTTTAATCGGATAAATCACGTTTGGTTTCACCCTTTCAGGCACCGAAGAAGGCGATGTTCCCGAAACGTTatccacgaataaaggataataaCAACCTCGTCTCCAACTCAGTTAAAGAGACCAATTatcagaatagaataaaataaattcaaaaataaactacGTATGAATGTCTAGACTGAGTACTGTCCAGACTTGTCCAGAAGATTAAAACACTGATTTAACTCATCGGCTAACTCCCCACCCCaagtttttaaagtttttttcgcTGCACACGCCTTCATTAACCTCCAACCATTTTTAATTCGAAATCGGAGGCGTTTTTCTGGAGGGATGATTAGTCAACTTCATGTACTTTATGCTGTATACTTTTATTGATCATTCTTGTGCATTTATTAGTTTTGGTTGAAATGTAGGTACAGTTGAACTGGATTAAACATGGATTTTCCATCGATATTTTCTAACTTCAGCTTTACAAAGGCAACACAGTGAACATCGAAGCGTTTCTAGACATATTCACAAAAATGGAGGTTTattgaagggaaaaaagcCAACAGGATTGACTGTAGTTATAAGGTTGTCCCAAAAGTTTCTCTTCcacttttctgatatttttattttttatttagcaACAAAGATATTCCAATGAACAATATATTCGGCAGAATAGTCAATTCCCTTCCGCCATCGATAAAAAAGGTAGCTGATTTTTTGTGGCTCAGGAGTCAAGTTGTGGATTAAAATGTAGAAGACCGTAGAAAGAAACTTATAGGACCTATAGGAACACATGCACATAACTCTTCAATATTTAACTGTCTTCTACAAACCTGAGGGGTTATTCCAGTTCTAAGTATtggtatttctttttcttaaattgtaCTACAAAATCTACGTTTGTGTTGGAGTCCCTTGAGGAAAATCCCTTTCACAATTGATATGACATGATCTATGAATACAGAAGAGTTAGATTTGATTATAGAgacctaagaaaaaaaaaaacatctaacaACGCAATATGAAACTAtgcttgtaattttttttctaaaaaagtaAGGATGTACAGTAGAAGAGTGTATGGAAAATCTTGCATGATGATTTGAGTTAGTAATTAATTACCCTGAAGAGAGAATTTAAGGCTTGAGACTAcagttaattatttttaaaggcattaccccactaatctggagtggtacagatttccggtggagtattcgtatacggggtcaaagattatggggaggagggtgattccgtccatttcttcctaattgccgtaaaaaacggcccgga is a window encoding:
- a CDS encoding hypothetical protein (NECATOR_CHRX.G21823.T2) yields the protein MPYRAELKRPDLKGQFPCSVCGKIFCHSSSLSRHRMQAHFKSYTCTQCNQEISSNETLRSHMFRIHSISRMFMCRCCNWAFPDKTSLHIHMQSMLRNGTPGEVAILARSSTEDGPGNSLDDSPRSSPSFPTESLFKHQFLNHSTSSSNSNNNNNAKTVNNNAAINSIFPTIMKTENLLATMKKGNLLPAMDLTALSSNQWLSAWLANNPFAPNLGVTQQTNTPGNADTTFDVRHSELSEEVDYDALEIKMEEDDLHDEDINHDTSPTSVIVDPCCMSTRKGEDARGSQKRKATRPQQVTDVVRIEVDDKCEPPCKLALNNKELEQPSPTVSDSHTSGTSSQAGDTPAKCFDCQVVKEKLSASQSKMLEYEQKINHLEAKIVELQRNANERSHNNPNEGFHTEGNSDQHQMPAMPAVALFPQFSPPLPFMHNPAVKMFLHNFMQSQLSRPSC
- a CDS encoding hypothetical protein (NECATOR_CHRX.G21823.T1), with the translated sequence MPYRAELKRPDLKGQFPCSVCGKIFCHSSSLSRHRMQAHFKSYTCTQCNQEISSNETLRSHMFRIHSISRMFMCRCCNWAFPDKTSLHIHMQSMLRNGTPGEVAILARSSTEDGPGNSLDDSPRSSPSFPTESLFKHQFLNHSTSSSNSNNNNNAKTVNNNAAINSIFPTIMKTENLLATMKKGNLLPAMDLTALSSNQWLSAWLANNPFAPNLGVTQQTNTPGNADTTFDVRHSELSEEVDYDALEIKMEEDDLHDEDINHDTSPTSVIVDPCCMSTRKGEDARGSQKRKATRPQQVTDVVRIEVDDKCEPPCKLALNNKELEQPSPTVSDSHTSGTSSQAGDTPAKCFDCQVVKEKLSASQSKMLEYEQKINHLEAKIVELQRNANERSHNNPNEGFHTEGNSDQHQVVMPAMPAVALFPQFSPPLPFMHNPAVKMFLHNFMQSQLSRPSC